From Neobacillus sp. PS2-9, the proteins below share one genomic window:
- the argR gene encoding arginine repressor: protein MNKQMRLQMITELISDQEVKTQEELGQLLLENGLPVTQATISRDIRELKLVKVPSKDGSLKYSLKVDQDHLITEKFRHKLKDALINIEVINYFIIIKTLPGHAHSFGALLDSMDLDGKAGTICGNDTCLIICRSPQEALGIEEQLKVYQK, encoded by the coding sequence AGCTTATTTCTGATCAGGAGGTAAAGACGCAGGAAGAACTGGGGCAATTGCTTTTAGAGAACGGACTGCCGGTTACTCAAGCAACCATCTCGAGAGACATCCGGGAGCTGAAACTGGTCAAGGTTCCTTCTAAAGATGGCAGTCTGAAGTATAGCCTTAAAGTAGATCAGGACCATTTAATTACGGAGAAGTTCCGCCATAAACTAAAGGATGCACTTATTAACATCGAAGTAATTAACTACTTTATTATCATCAAGACGCTTCCTGGGCATGCCCATTCCTTCGGTGCCCTGCTCGATTCCATGGACTTGGACGGGAAAGCAGGAACCATTTGTGGAAACGATACATGCTTGATTATTTGCCGTTCACCACAAGAAGCACTTGGCATCGAAGAGCAGCTCAAAGTCTATCAAAAGTAA